A region of Candidatus Bipolaricaulota bacterium DNA encodes the following proteins:
- a CDS encoding DUF5317 domain-containing protein — MILLWALVIGLAIGFLRHGNLGNLARLKLNGVWLIFAALLVQVLIFPLGPNGPIVRSGTAILHFVSYALLIGFIGLNRKRFGILVMGIGLLLNILAISANGGYMPASAAALRHAGMEQTAIALEQELHHGNTVLMSKDTRLNLLGDRFSVPATVPLATAFSIGDILLALGVIIFLATEMPRGKESSSD, encoded by the coding sequence ATGATCCTTCTGTGGGCGTTGGTAATTGGATTAGCAATCGGGTTTCTCCGGCACGGTAACTTGGGAAACCTGGCGCGATTGAAGTTAAATGGGGTATGGTTGATCTTCGCGGCCTTGCTGGTCCAGGTTCTCATCTTTCCGCTCGGCCCAAACGGCCCGATCGTCCGCAGCGGGACAGCGATACTGCACTTCGTTTCCTATGCGCTGCTCATCGGGTTCATCGGGCTCAACCGCAAGCGGTTTGGGATCCTGGTGATGGGGATCGGCCTGCTCCTCAATATTCTTGCCATCTCGGCCAACGGTGGATACATGCCCGCTTCAGCGGCCGCTCTCCGCCACGCCGGGATGGAACAAACCGCGATCGCATTGGAACAGGAGCTGCATCACGGGAATACCGTCCTCATGAGCAAGGATACACGGTTGAATCTCCTCGGCGATCGATTTTCCGTTCCGGCGACGGTTCCGCTTGCGACCGCGTTCAGCATCGGCGACATCCTCCTCGCCCTGGGAGTGATCATCTTCCTTGCCACAGAGATGCCTCGAGGCAAGGAAAGTT